The genomic window CGCGCAGAGAGCGTGCAGGCGGCGGCAGCACCGCAGGTGGGATCGATGTGCTGATGTCGCTCCTTCAACTGGCGTGCCACGCGGTTATCGCCTCCTATGCTACCATCGGCAAACAACCATACGGCAGAGAAGTCATCGACTTCTCTGCCGCGTGAGGAGATGCTGGTGAAGAATGTCTATTGGAGCTGCGGCGTAGGTGCCAGCCTGCCGAAGGTGCGATCCGTCAGCTTCTTCTCGATCGGACGGGCGAAGTAGTCGAGGCCGTAGTAGCCGACAGCCACGCCGCCCACCAGCACAATCGCCAATCCGACGACCAGCATTTGCGGGTTGGTGCTCGCCGAACCGGCGAACAGGAAGGCCAGGTTCATGATCACGCCCATCAGTGCCGAGAAGTGGGTGAAGATGCCCAGGATCAGCGCCAGACCGACCAGCAGCTCGCCATAGGCTACCAGATAGCTGAAGATCGCGGCGTTGGGTAGGAAGTAGTCGCGGGCCAGGATGGCGTACCACTCTTGCACCTGGGGATGCGGGGTCTTGACGGGATCGAAGCCTTCCGCGAGTGGCGATTTGGCGATAGCGCCTTTGAGGAAGCCTGCGACTCCGGCACCTGCTTTATCACCGACCCATGCTGCGCTTCCTCCGCCGAATACTTTTTCAATACCGCCCATCAACCATTCGTAACCGAGCCATAAACGGACGATGAGCCAGGCAATGCCGGCATATCTTGGATCTTTCAAGGCGTTCATGGTTTTTCTCCTGACAGAGTGGTGTGTGTTGTATGCTCTGTCGTTAGTTGCTTGCTCTGTCAGAAGTATAGCGGTTATGATCATACAAAGTGAGAAGATTCGACAACTTTTCGTGGCTAAATAACCACAATTGCCACGATTCGGGTATGTCGAACCTAGTTGTCATAACGCTGATGTCAATAATCACTTTATGCATGTCGCCAATGGTGCGAGATCGGCAGCTTGAATGATTGATTTGTGGGGCGTATTGCATTCGATCGCGGCGCTGCGGTATCAGCAACGCGAGCAGGCGGGCGATCGTTCCCGATCGCCCGCCTGCTCCGTAACGCTCTGGAGGGTGTACGCGGTGTGCTACTGCCCGACTGACAGCGCGACGTTCTTGCCTGGTGTGGCCTCGCTTGCGCCGCGCTTGGCGAGCGGGTGGTGGAGCAGCACCGGAACGAGCGCGCCGCGCAGCACTTTGTCGGCGGTGCTGCCTAGCAGCAGACGCGACAG from Herpetosiphonaceae bacterium includes these protein-coding regions:
- a CDS encoding DoxX family protein, translated to MNALKDPRYAGIAWLIVRLWLGYEWLMGGIEKVFGGGSAAWVGDKAGAGVAGFLKGAIAKSPLAEGFDPVKTPHPQVQEWYAILARDYFLPNAAIFSYLVAYGELLVGLALILGIFTHFSALMGVIMNLAFLFAGSASTNPQMLVVGLAIVLVGGVAVGYYGLDYFARPIEKKLTDRTFGRLAPTPQLQ